The Deltaproteobacteria bacterium genomic interval CTCTCCCCAGCCCCGTGAGTCTGAGCGTCTCCTCCGACATGTCGGCCGAGAAGGTCCCGCCCCTCTTTTCAACCACCGTAAGGCACGCGCCGTTTACGGCGATACTGTCGCCGATGGAGACCTCGCCGAGCGGCAGGCCCGTTTCAACGGTTATTCTACCAAAAGAGCCTCTTTTTTCAACAGATATTACCCTGCCGAGGTCCTCGATTATGCCGGTGAACATCTCACCCTCCGACCGGGCCGCCGGGCACGGCGGCCCCCTCGAAAAGTCCCTCGACGAGCACGTCCCCGCCCACGCGCCTCGCCGTGAGCTCCCGCAGTCTCGGCGCCTCTCCGAGGGCGGTGACGGCGAGTGGGCCGAAGGCGGCGAGCCCTTCGCCGCCTATGAGCATGGGCGCGAAGAAGAGCACGAGCCTGTCCGCGAGGCCGGAGCGGACGAGGGAGGCGGCGAGCGTGGAGCCCCCCTCGACGAGAACGCTCGTCACGTCGCGGCGTCCGAGTTCGGCGAGCACGGCGTTCAGGTCTACGAGCCCGCCGGCCCCGGCCCCCGCCTCGACTACCTCCACGCCGCGCCCGGCAAGGGCCGCGGCCTTCCCTCCACCGGCCCCGGCGACGGTGAAGACCGTCACCGGGGCCGAGGGGGAGGCCGAACGCACGAGCCTGCTTTCAAGCCCCAGCGACAGCCCCTCGTCTACGATTACGCGCAGCGGCGCACGCCCCTTCACGTGCCTTACGGTGAGCTCGGGGTCGTCCTTGAGGACCGTGCCGGCCCCCACCATGACGGCGTCGGAACGGGCGCGCATCCTGTGCACGAGCCGCCTCGCGGCCGTCCCCGTTATCCACCGCGACTCCCCCGCCGACGTGGCCGTCCTGCCGTCGAGCGAGCAGGCGAGCTTGAGCGTTACGAAGGGAAGACCGGTGGTGATGTGCTTGTTGTAGGCCTCGTTGAGCCGCAGGCATTCGGCTTCCCTCACGCCCGTCACCACCTCTACGCCGGCGCGGCGGAGCTCCGCCGCTCCCGCGCCGTTTACGCGGGGGTTGGGATCGAGCGTGCCCACGAATACACGCCTCACACCGGCCTCGATGAGCGCCGCCGCGCACGGCGGGGTCCTGCCGTGGTGGCGGCACGGCTCGAGGGTGACGTACACGTCCGAGCCCCGGGCAAGAGGGCCCGCGGCCCTGAGGGCCGCCGCCTCGGCGTGCTCGCTGCCGGCGCGCCTGTGCCAGCCGCAGCCCACGACCCGACCGTCGCTGACGATTACGCAGCCCACCGCCGGGTTGGGACTCGTGGCGCCCAGCCCCCTGCGGGCAAGCCGCAGGGCCTCCCCCATGTAACGCTCGTGAGGGTTCAAACGGGCCGTCAACTCCCTCCGCCCCTGTTCCCGCCGTCGAGAAGGTCCTTTAGCTCGCGCATGAACTCGTTTATGTCCCGGAACTCCCGGTAGACCGAGGCGAAACGCACGTAGGCCACCTCGTCAAGCCCGCGCAGCTCCTCCATGACCGCCTCGCCTATGGCCGCGCTCGAGACCTCGCGTTCGCCGCTCCCGACAAAGCGCATCTCCACCCGGTCGATGGCCTCCTCTACGGCGTCCATGGCCACGGGGCGCTTCTCGCACGCCTTCCTAAGCCCCTTCAGTATCTTGGTCCTGTCGAAGAGCTCCCTTGTCCCGTCCTTCTTTATCACGTGGGGCAGCAGCTCCTCGACACGCTCATAGGTGGTGAACCTCTTCGAGCACCGCAGACACTCGCGCCTGCGCCTCGTGGCGTCGCCGTCCTGCGAGAGCCTCGAATCTATGACCTTGTCCTCTATGTGGCCGCAGAAAGGGCACTTCATGGAGAGTAATGATACTGGATTGCGGTAAAAAAGACAAGAAATCTTTGACCCTTGCGGCCGCGCCGCCCCGACTGGCGCAAAGGGCCGGAAGGAAAGACGGCGAGGGGGCGCGGGAAGCAAACGCCCCCTCCGTCCCGGCGCCACGGCGCCGGTCCCCACTTCAAATACCCTGGGGGAAACTTTCTGTAGAAAGTTTCCCCCAGACCCCCTTCAAAGACTTTTGATTCCCTGCGGATCACCACGATTTTGCAAGCAAAATCGTGGTGATCCGCAGGGCGTTTAAAGTTTTTGGAGGGAGTCTGAGGGAACCTTTTTACAAAAAGGTTCCCTCAGGGTAATCAATCAGAGTTTCCTTAGGTATTACCAAAGTCTTTGAAGGGGGCGTCCTGCCCGCGGCGGCTGCCTCATGGGGGCTGTGCCGGGGGTTCGGGCCGCAAAGGCGTAAAAAATCCCGCCTGGCGCGGGCCGAACCCCCGGTACAGCCGAAGAACCCAATAACATACGATGGGGCAGCGGGAAGCGCGGGCCTGTGGCCCTTCTA includes:
- the ribD gene encoding bifunctional diaminohydroxyphosphoribosylaminopyrimidine deaminase/5-amino-6-(5-phosphoribosylamino)uracil reductase RibD, which encodes MGEALRLARRGLGATSPNPAVGCVIVSDGRVVGCGWHRRAGSEHAEAAALRAAGPLARGSDVYVTLEPCRHHGRTPPCAAALIEAGVRRVFVGTLDPNPRVNGAGAAELRRAGVEVVTGVREAECLRLNEAYNKHITTGLPFVTLKLACSLDGRTATSAGESRWITGTAARRLVHRMRARSDAVMVGAGTVLKDDPELTVRHVKGRAPLRVIVDEGLSLGLESRLVRSASPSAPVTVFTVAGAGGGKAAALAGRGVEVVEAGAGAGGLVDLNAVLAELGRRDVTSVLVEGGSTLAASLVRSGLADRLVLFFAPMLIGGEGLAAFGPLAVTALGEAPRLRELTARRVGGDVLVEGLFEGAAVPGGPVGG
- the nrdR gene encoding transcriptional repressor NrdR, translating into MKCPFCGHIEDKVIDSRLSQDGDATRRRRECLRCSKRFTTYERVEELLPHVIKKDGTRELFDRTKILKGLRKACEKRPVAMDAVEEAIDRVEMRFVGSGEREVSSAAIGEAVMEELRGLDEVAYVRFASVYREFRDINEFMRELKDLLDGGNRGGGS